One segment of Zhihengliuella halotolerans DNA contains the following:
- a CDS encoding ACP S-malonyltransferase, with protein sequence MLAIVCPGQGSQTPGFLSPWLELPGVADHLKNLSELSGRDLIEFGTVADEETIKDTAVAQPLIVAAGLVAARQLFADGGVPAGAVVAGHSVGEITATALTAALSENDAMMFVRERANAMAEAAAATPTGMAAVLGGAADDVAAAIEAVGLTAANANGAGQTVAAGTLEQIAAFVENPPAKARVIPLKVAGAFHTSHMAPAVGVLEALAPSLRPADPSVRLLSNYDGAEVASGSANLESLVAQVSRPVRWDLCMDRLAELGVTGILELPPAGTLVGLAKRGLRGTATFALKTPEDLEAAREFVAEHAGGEDRD encoded by the coding sequence GTGCTAGCAATCGTGTGCCCTGGACAGGGATCTCAGACCCCCGGCTTCCTGTCCCCGTGGCTTGAACTCCCGGGCGTCGCCGACCATCTGAAGAACCTCTCGGAGCTCTCCGGGCGTGATCTGATCGAATTCGGAACCGTCGCGGACGAGGAGACGATCAAGGACACCGCGGTCGCCCAGCCGCTGATCGTGGCCGCCGGCCTGGTGGCCGCCCGCCAGCTCTTCGCGGACGGCGGGGTGCCCGCGGGCGCCGTCGTCGCCGGCCACTCCGTCGGCGAGATCACGGCGACCGCCCTGACCGCCGCCCTCAGTGAGAACGACGCCATGATGTTCGTCCGCGAGCGCGCCAACGCCATGGCCGAAGCGGCCGCCGCGACCCCGACCGGTATGGCCGCTGTCCTCGGCGGTGCCGCCGACGACGTCGCCGCCGCCATCGAGGCCGTGGGTCTGACCGCGGCGAATGCGAATGGCGCCGGGCAGACGGTCGCCGCGGGCACCCTCGAGCAGATCGCCGCGTTCGTGGAGAACCCGCCGGCCAAGGCCCGCGTGATTCCGCTCAAGGTCGCGGGCGCGTTCCACACCTCGCACATGGCCCCGGCCGTCGGCGTCCTCGAGGCGCTGGCCCCGTCCTTGCGTCCCGCGGACCCGAGCGTGCGGCTGCTGAGCAACTACGACGGCGCCGAGGTCGCATCGGGGTCGGCGAACCTCGAGAGCCTGGTCGCGCAGGTTTCCCGCCCGGTCCGCTGGGACCTGTGCATGGACCGACTCGCTGAGCTCGGCGTGACAGGCATTCTCGAGCTCCCCCCGGCGGGCACACTCGTCGGCCTGGCCAAGCGCGGGCTGCGGGGCACCGCCACGTTCGCCCTGAAGACGCCGGAGGATTTGGAAG